In Halococcus salifodinae DSM 8989, one genomic interval encodes:
- a CDS encoding 5'-deoxyadenosine deaminase: MLLAGTVVVDAQTVIHDGAVVVEDDRIEAVGDAAELEDRYPDHATTAYDVLAPGLVGGHIHSIQSLGRGIADDTALLDWLFDYVLPMEATLDADQMEAAAKLGYLELIESGTTTCVDHLSVSHADRAFEAAGELGIRGRLGKVLMDKESPDGLLEETDAGLDESERLIREYHGAFDDRIRYAVTPRFAVSCTEECLRGVRELTDRYDGVRIHTHASENQDEIATVERETGHRNIHWLDEVGITGEDVVLAHCVHTDETEREVLAETGTHVTYCPSSNMKLASGIAPIPDYLDRGINVALGNDGPPCNNTLDPFTEMRQASLLQKVDALDPTSTPAETVFEMATVNGADAAGFEGIGKLVEGWKADIIGLTTDLTRATPLHDVLSHLVFAAHGDDVAFTMVDGEVLYEDGELTVADAHAIREEARAVDLDLDAVADEPVP, encoded by the coding sequence ATGCTACTGGCTGGCACCGTCGTTGTCGACGCGCAGACGGTCATCCACGACGGTGCGGTCGTGGTCGAGGACGACCGGATCGAAGCCGTCGGCGACGCAGCGGAGCTGGAAGATCGCTACCCCGACCACGCGACCACGGCGTACGACGTGCTCGCGCCGGGCCTCGTCGGCGGTCACATTCACTCGATCCAGAGCCTCGGACGAGGGATCGCGGACGACACCGCGCTGCTGGACTGGCTGTTCGACTACGTTCTCCCGATGGAGGCGACTCTCGACGCCGATCAGATGGAAGCCGCCGCCAAACTCGGGTATCTCGAACTGATCGAGAGCGGGACGACCACGTGTGTGGATCACCTCTCCGTCTCACACGCCGATCGGGCGTTCGAGGCCGCCGGCGAGCTGGGAATCCGTGGACGGCTGGGGAAGGTCCTGATGGACAAGGAATCGCCCGATGGCCTCCTCGAAGAAACCGACGCGGGCCTCGACGAGAGCGAACGACTCATCCGGGAGTACCACGGCGCGTTCGACGACCGCATCCGATACGCGGTGACGCCACGGTTCGCGGTGAGCTGCACCGAGGAGTGTCTCCGCGGTGTGCGCGAACTCACCGACCGGTACGACGGCGTCCGCATCCACACCCACGCGAGCGAGAACCAAGACGAGATCGCGACGGTCGAGCGCGAGACCGGCCACCGCAACATCCACTGGCTCGACGAGGTGGGGATCACCGGCGAGGACGTCGTGCTCGCCCACTGTGTCCACACCGACGAGACCGAGCGCGAGGTGCTCGCCGAGACCGGCACCCACGTCACCTACTGCCCCTCGTCGAACATGAAGCTCGCCTCGGGGATCGCGCCGATCCCGGACTATCTCGATCGCGGGATCAACGTCGCGCTCGGCAACGACGGCCCGCCCTGCAACAACACCCTCGACCCGTTCACCGAGATGCGCCAGGCGAGCCTGCTCCAGAAGGTCGACGCGCTCGATCCCACGAGCACGCCCGCCGAGACGGTGTTCGAGATGGCGACGGTAAACGGTGCGGACGCCGCCGGGTTCGAGGGGATCGGCAAGCTCGTGGAGGGGTGGAAGGCCGACATCATCGGGCTCACGACCGACCTCACGCGCGCGACGCCACTCCACGACGTGCTTTCGCATCTGGTCTTTGCGGCCCACGGCGACGACGTCGCGTTCACGATGGTCGACGGCGAAGTGCTCTACGAGGACGGCGAACTCACGGTCGCCGACGCCCACGCGATCCGCGAGGAGGCTCGTGCTGTGGACCTCGATCTCGACGCGGTCGCCGACGAGCCGGTTCCATGA
- the rdfA gene encoding rod-determining factor RdfA yields the protein MSAESRCKVERNAERYDLTAPSTHDSVDDYLLSRWLGHDDRAAEGYRSLTEWFNKRLLRASYDANGRETLATQLDADHAILTGDDDLERAELIDVLAAAGIDGETLRDDMISWGTMRNHLNDCLGREKGTPEARTDWERESVRIARDRTADRVREALGALASKDDLVGGEAATVEVQVQLTCGECPRRVPLDTALDRGYVCAEHHDRVPSEGTP from the coding sequence ATGAGTGCAGAATCACGCTGCAAAGTCGAGCGCAACGCCGAGCGCTACGACCTCACCGCCCCGTCGACTCACGACTCCGTCGACGACTATCTGCTCTCTCGCTGGTTGGGGCACGACGATCGAGCCGCGGAGGGGTATCGATCGCTGACGGAGTGGTTCAACAAGCGACTGCTCCGGGCCAGCTACGACGCCAACGGTCGGGAGACGCTCGCGACCCAGCTCGACGCCGACCACGCGATCCTGACCGGCGACGACGACCTCGAACGCGCAGAGCTCATCGACGTCCTCGCCGCGGCAGGCATCGACGGCGAGACGCTCCGCGACGACATGATCTCGTGGGGAACGATGCGCAACCACCTCAACGACTGTCTCGGGAGGGAGAAGGGGACTCCCGAAGCCCGGACCGACTGGGAGCGCGAGAGCGTGCGGATCGCCCGCGACCGGACGGCCGACCGGGTCCGCGAGGCGCTCGGCGCGCTCGCGTCGAAGGACGACCTCGTTGGCGGCGAGGCCGCCACGGTCGAGGTCCAAGTCCAGCTAACCTGCGGGGAGTGCCCGCGCCGGGTGCCGCTCGACACGGCGCTCGATCGGGGGTACGTCTGCGCCGAGCACCACGATCGCGTGCCGAGCGAGGGCACACCATGA
- a CDS encoding APC family permease, which produces MADARETPDDLPRTVGLRDLLLLSVGGMIGSSVFFYPAFTGQWIGPAAILAWLVAGVGMVSIALCYTELATAFPHSGGPAVFPAETLGSNGLVRQFFSYLEGTSYALGWVFGVAVSAWYVANYLGAIPSLAGVRSHTVLFGLLAIGASLGVTLAGIDVTKHTNLVLTAFVLAVLAAVAALGFANGEPANTTPFVTGSSTQFLTAVGVAITGYGAWTVVPAAAGEVKRPAWTIPRAIVGSLLITTLCYTAVVVALHLTTPPSAFAGDNLVMVAPLSAVVVDAGLPLLANYALPVAALVAIFTTMLVGMTSSARVLRALAERDTFPTAFAATSDRTNAPYVALCVVAIAAAAVVVGKQVVGGIVLAALVGTVLPYAINIASFVGLRVYRTDVTPTFHAPGGLLTAGVAFGFLTLLAAGLSIDYPVAAGLTVATLLAGFVVQYVFGDVTATPDSENA; this is translated from the coding sequence ATGGCGGACGCTCGCGAAACCCCGGACGATCTCCCGCGGACGGTCGGCCTCCGTGACCTGCTGTTGTTGAGCGTCGGCGGAATGATCGGCTCGTCGGTGTTCTTCTACCCCGCGTTCACCGGTCAGTGGATCGGTCCGGCGGCGATCCTCGCATGGCTCGTCGCGGGCGTCGGGATGGTGAGTATCGCGCTCTGTTACACCGAGCTCGCGACCGCGTTCCCCCACTCCGGCGGCCCGGCGGTCTTCCCGGCCGAAACCCTCGGCTCGAACGGGCTCGTCAGACAGTTCTTCTCCTACCTCGAAGGAACGTCGTACGCGCTCGGCTGGGTGTTCGGCGTCGCGGTTTCGGCGTGGTACGTCGCGAACTACCTCGGCGCGATCCCGTCGCTCGCGGGAGTTCGGTCCCACACCGTGCTGTTCGGGCTGCTCGCGATCGGTGCGAGCCTCGGCGTCACGCTCGCCGGGATCGACGTGACCAAACACACGAACCTCGTCCTCACCGCGTTCGTCCTCGCGGTGCTCGCGGCGGTCGCAGCTCTCGGATTTGCGAACGGCGAGCCCGCGAACACGACGCCGTTCGTTACCGGAAGTAGCACCCAGTTCCTCACCGCCGTCGGCGTCGCGATCACCGGCTACGGCGCGTGGACGGTCGTTCCCGCGGCCGCGGGCGAGGTGAAACGGCCGGCGTGGACGATCCCGCGCGCGATCGTCGGGAGCCTTCTCATCACCACGCTGTGCTACACGGCGGTCGTGGTCGCACTCCATCTCACGACTCCTCCGAGCGCGTTCGCGGGCGACAATCTCGTGATGGTCGCGCCGCTCTCGGCGGTCGTCGTCGACGCGGGGCTCCCGCTGCTCGCGAACTACGCACTGCCCGTCGCGGCGCTCGTCGCCATCTTCACCACGATGCTCGTCGGCATGACCAGCTCCGCGCGCGTCCTCCGCGCACTCGCCGAACGCGACACGTTCCCGACTGCGTTCGCCGCGACGAGCGACCGCACGAACGCCCCCTACGTCGCGCTGTGTGTCGTCGCCATTGCCGCTGCGGCCGTCGTCGTCGGCAAGCAGGTCGTCGGCGGGATCGTGCTCGCCGCGCTCGTCGGCACCGTCCTCCCCTATGCCATCAACATCGCGTCGTTCGTCGGTCTCCGGGTCTACCGGACGGACGTAACGCCGACCTTCCACGCGCCGGGCGGCCTCCTCACCGCTGGGGTCGCGTTCGGCTTCCTCACGCTTCTGGCAGCCGGGCTCTCGATCGATTACCCGGTGGCTGCCGGTCTCACCGTCGCGACGCTCCTCGCCGGGTTCGTCGTGCAGTACGTGTTCGGCGACGTCACGGCGACGCCCGACAGCGAGAACGCCTGA
- the npdG gene encoding NADPH-dependent F420 reductase: MRVALLGGTCLLYTSXVYKRQGESRAADYRNRLADRGIDTDISGTDNASAAAGSRIVVAGVPPAYAADTIEAVRDDLTEEAIVVSPAVAMARNGTGFHYDTPEAGSVAEAVAAVTPDEVPIVSAFQNLAAGALTDLDRELALDVVVSGDDADAKGVVVELAEEIDGLRALDAGPLANSAEIESITPLLINLAMNNDGMHDLGVRFQ; encoded by the coding sequence ATGCGAGTCGCACTACTCGGCGGTACCTGTCTCTTATACACATCTNATGTGTATAAGAGACAGGGCGAGTCCCGCGCGGCGGACTACCGGAATCGCCTGGCCGATCGCGGCATCGACACCGATATTTCGGGCACCGACAACGCGAGCGCCGCCGCGGGGAGCCGGATCGTCGTGGCGGGCGTCCCGCCAGCCTACGCCGCCGACACGATCGAGGCGGTGCGCGACGACCTCACCGAGGAGGCGATCGTCGTCAGCCCCGCGGTGGCGATGGCGCGCAACGGCACCGGTTTTCACTACGACACACCGGAAGCAGGTAGCGTCGCGGAGGCGGTTGCGGCCGTCACGCCCGACGAGGTGCCGATCGTGAGCGCGTTCCAGAACCTCGCGGCCGGCGCGCTCACCGATCTCGATCGAGAACTCGCCCTCGACGTCGTGGTCTCCGGCGACGACGCCGACGCGAAGGGCGTCGTCGTGGAGCTCGCGGAGGAGATCGACGGGCTGCGTGCGCTCGACGCCGGGCCGCTCGCGAACAGCGCCGAGATCGAGAGCATCACGCCGTTGCTCATCAACCTCGCGATGAACAACGACGGGATGCACGACCTCGGCGTCCGGTTCCAGTAA
- the cofH gene encoding 7,8-didemethyl-8-hydroxy-5-deazariboflavin synthase subunit CofH, translated as MLEPADGAASGDPDTIEFDHMPETDQAFENALAKARDGERLSVEDGVALITTGSNVAGIDHGRKERVLEAADRRRAEVVGEEVTFVANLNNNVTTACNTGCLFCNFKDTAANFESDSAVDHAGFTKTLDESRETVRDAVERGVSEVTSVSGLHPGLALDDEHHEILGSFDSPASDVNYKPPEQYETPPGTYVEQMRAMSVGDVHLHSMTPEEAYHAIRGTDRRYEEVYRRLADAGLDSAPGTAAEILVDEVRDVICPGKIDSGEWVAAMEGAIAAGLPVTATMMYGHVENERHRVMHLDRIRRLQDRTGAITEFVPLSFIHQQTPLYERGIVSGGASDAEDELLIAVSRLFLDNVDHIQSSWVKFGDEKGLKLLNCGADDFMGTILSEEITKRAGGSYGEFRSLADYVDMISAIGRTPVERSMDYEDRRRIDLDADPIGPVLGPRADGTPLLS; from the coding sequence ATGCTCGAACCCGCAGACGGTGCAGCGTCGGGAGATCCCGACACGATCGAGTTCGATCACATGCCTGAGACCGACCAGGCGTTCGAGAACGCCCTCGCGAAGGCACGTGACGGCGAGCGCCTCTCCGTCGAGGACGGTGTGGCGCTCATCACGACGGGCTCCAATGTCGCGGGCATCGACCACGGCCGGAAGGAGCGAGTGCTGGAGGCTGCCGATCGCCGTCGTGCCGAGGTCGTCGGCGAGGAGGTCACGTTCGTGGCGAACCTGAACAACAACGTCACCACCGCGTGTAACACCGGTTGTCTGTTCTGTAACTTCAAGGACACCGCCGCGAACTTCGAATCCGACTCGGCGGTCGATCACGCCGGCTTCACGAAGACTCTCGACGAGTCGCGCGAGACCGTCCGTGACGCGGTCGAACGGGGCGTCTCCGAGGTGACGTCTGTCTCGGGGCTCCATCCGGGGCTCGCGCTCGACGACGAGCATCACGAGATCCTCGGGTCGTTCGACAGCCCGGCGAGCGACGTGAACTACAAACCACCCGAGCAGTACGAAACCCCGCCCGGAACCTACGTCGAGCAGATGCGGGCGATGTCGGTCGGAGACGTCCACCTCCACTCGATGACGCCCGAAGAGGCGTACCACGCGATTCGCGGCACGGATCGGCGCTACGAGGAAGTGTATCGTCGTCTCGCAGACGCCGGCCTCGACTCCGCACCCGGAACGGCCGCCGAGATCCTCGTCGACGAGGTGCGCGACGTCATCTGCCCCGGCAAGATCGACTCCGGAGAGTGGGTCGCAGCGATGGAGGGAGCGATCGCGGCGGGATTGCCCGTCACGGCGACCATGATGTACGGTCACGTCGAGAACGAGCGCCACCGCGTCATGCATCTCGATCGGATTCGTCGGCTCCAGGACCGCACCGGCGCGATCACCGAGTTCGTTCCCCTCTCGTTCATCCACCAGCAGACGCCGCTGTACGAGCGCGGGATCGTCTCGGGCGGCGCGAGCGACGCCGAGGACGAACTCCTGATCGCCGTTTCTCGACTGTTTCTCGACAACGTCGATCATATCCAATCGAGCTGGGTGAAGTTCGGCGACGAGAAGGGACTGAAACTCCTGAACTGCGGTGCGGACGACTTCATGGGAACGATCCTCTCCGAGGAGATCACGAAGCGCGCCGGCGGGAGCTACGGCGAGTTCCGATCGCTCGCCGATTACGTCGACATGATCTCTGCCATCGGCCGGACTCCGGTCGAGCGCTCGATGGACTACGAGGACCGCCGCCGGATCGATCTCGACGCCGATCCGATCGGCCCGGTTCTGGGACCACGTGCCGACGGAACGCCGCTGCTTTCCTGA
- a CDS encoding archaea-specific SMC-related protein has translation MTWHLDIENIAGIRHGAATLEPGLDAIRGTNWEGKSSFIQALETAIGVASPLTEGADRGHVELDADDASITVELVRDGRTVRREGSPYLIDEYDRKRARLFACLDERNPVRQAVDAGENLEEVLLQPLDIQNIDEEIGSLKHEREQVEGELAQANEAADRTPTVRDEIERLETEIENAKGRMSELSTEDDGSDERDRLSELRAERDQVDSRIDRFENTVERTEATLADKREALEALTVPEESSVEADLADAREELQSVKNDVDLLQSLYSANQRVLEEDRLGLVTDVDHQLTDDAVACWVCDSESSRSGMEARVDALGERVTDLRSAVETHRDTVDRLEARAEEFTQTERRERDLEEAIADHESTVADRRERLAELRTRRDELDDGIEELSAEVSATTDELTDLESEVKYREMELEEYRDELATLETRVERADDLEAERERLSTEIADLRNRKAAVKRRTREAFDDAIGEIVPRFETGFETAHLTPNFDLVVARNGREAQLSALSEGERELLGLVAALAGHAAFEVGDTVPCLLVDGLSSLADENLHTLVEYLRDRATYIVFTVHPEYTAFEGNEIALDDWTVVSDERSVTAPQ, from the coding sequence ATGACCTGGCACCTCGACATCGAGAACATCGCGGGGATCCGTCACGGGGCGGCGACGCTCGAACCCGGCCTCGACGCGATCCGCGGCACGAACTGGGAGGGCAAATCGAGCTTCATCCAGGCGCTCGAAACCGCAATCGGGGTGGCGTCGCCGCTGACTGAGGGAGCGGACCGCGGCCACGTGGAACTCGACGCCGATGACGCGTCGATCACGGTCGAACTCGTCCGCGACGGACGGACCGTCCGACGGGAAGGATCTCCCTACCTCATCGACGAGTACGACCGCAAGCGGGCGCGGCTGTTCGCCTGCCTCGACGAGCGCAACCCGGTCCGCCAGGCGGTCGACGCCGGCGAGAACCTCGAAGAAGTTCTGCTGCAACCGCTCGACATCCAGAACATCGACGAGGAGATCGGGAGTCTGAAACACGAACGCGAGCAGGTCGAGGGCGAGCTCGCGCAGGCGAACGAAGCCGCGGACCGAACCCCAACCGTTCGCGACGAGATCGAACGGCTCGAAACCGAGATCGAGAATGCGAAGGGACGGATGAGCGAACTCTCGACCGAGGACGACGGCTCGGACGAGCGCGACCGACTGAGCGAGCTCCGGGCCGAACGCGACCAGGTCGACTCGCGGATCGATCGCTTCGAGAACACCGTCGAACGCACCGAAGCGACGCTCGCGGACAAACGGGAGGCGCTCGAAGCGCTCACGGTTCCGGAGGAGTCGTCGGTCGAGGCGGACCTCGCCGACGCCCGTGAGGAACTCCAGAGCGTGAAAAACGACGTCGATCTCCTCCAATCGCTCTACTCGGCCAACCAGCGCGTGCTCGAAGAGGACCGCCTCGGCCTCGTCACCGACGTCGACCACCAGCTCACCGACGACGCGGTCGCGTGCTGGGTTTGTGACAGCGAGTCGTCGCGCAGCGGGATGGAGGCCCGAGTCGACGCGCTCGGCGAGCGCGTCACCGACCTCCGCTCGGCAGTCGAGACCCACCGGGACACCGTCGATCGACTCGAAGCGCGTGCCGAGGAGTTCACCCAGACCGAGCGACGCGAGCGCGACCTGGAGGAGGCGATCGCGGACCACGAATCGACCGTCGCCGACCGCCGCGAGCGCCTCGCGGAGCTGCGGACCAGGCGCGACGAGCTCGACGACGGAATCGAGGAGCTCTCGGCCGAAGTTTCGGCGACCACCGACGAGCTCACCGACCTCGAAAGCGAGGTCAAGTACCGCGAGATGGAGCTCGAGGAGTACCGCGACGAGCTGGCAACGCTCGAAACCCGCGTCGAGCGCGCCGATGACCTCGAAGCCGAACGCGAGCGCCTTTCGACCGAGATCGCGGACCTCCGCAACCGGAAGGCTGCGGTGAAACGCCGCACACGAGAAGCGTTCGACGACGCGATCGGCGAGATCGTCCCTCGGTTCGAGACCGGGTTCGAGACCGCCCACCTCACGCCGAACTTCGACCTCGTGGTCGCGCGGAACGGCCGGGAAGCACAGTTGAGCGCGCTGAGCGAGGGCGAGCGCGAACTCCTCGGGCTCGTCGCCGCGCTCGCGGGCCACGCCGCCTTCGAGGTCGGCGACACCGTTCCCTGCCTGCTCGTCGACGGCCTGAGCAGCCTCGCGGACGAGAACCTCCACACTCTCGTCGAGTACCTCCGCGATCGAGCGACGTACATCGTTTTCACCGTCCACCCGGAGTACACGGCGTTCGAGGGCAACGAGATCGCACTCGACGACTGGACGGTCGTCTCCGACGAGCGGTCGGTCACGGCACCGCAGTAG
- a CDS encoding acetolactate synthase large subunit, with protein sequence MQTAADLLVECLEVEGTDHVFGLPGEELEELLFSLRDSSIEFVPVRHEQGAAFMADVHGRLTGDAGVCLGTLGPGATNLVTGVADAQLDKSPVVSITGQGGLERLHKESHQKLDIVDMFEPITKWNTQISDPEIVHESVRKAFKLAEHEKPGATHLEFPEDVAGTETEASPLPTRSRIRRPSPDETAVERAVSLLADADRPIVLAGNGAIRTRASERLRSFVDATDVPVVATYMGKGAVSDADDHSLFALQYEAEAGGGTRIADAIRKADAVLTVGYDIAEHDPEDWNPAADKRIVHLDFEPAEVYAHYNPNVEIVCDVSAGLRAIQEYGDDIGTDPDWYASIREDVVTAKFGRPDGDDAFSVRRSLPLLRDAMADDDVLISDTGSHKMAIAQDYPTYEPNTCIISNGLATMGIAVPGAVAADLAIDGNVVAATGDGGFLMNAAEIETATRLGCSFTILLFNDNDYGLISEKQAEHRGESTGTQLTNPDFVTFAESFGIEGYRPESWDELDDVLDRVVPDDDIALVEVPVE encoded by the coding sequence ATGCAAACCGCAGCCGATCTCCTCGTCGAATGCCTCGAAGTCGAAGGGACCGATCACGTCTTCGGTCTCCCCGGAGAGGAGCTTGAGGAGCTCCTCTTCTCACTCCGGGACTCGTCGATCGAGTTCGTCCCCGTTCGCCACGAGCAGGGCGCGGCGTTCATGGCCGACGTCCACGGCCGACTCACCGGCGATGCGGGCGTCTGTCTCGGGACGCTCGGGCCGGGCGCGACCAACCTCGTGACCGGCGTCGCCGACGCCCAGCTCGACAAGAGTCCCGTGGTGTCGATCACCGGCCAGGGTGGGCTCGAACGCCTCCACAAGGAGAGCCATCAGAAGCTCGACATCGTTGATATGTTCGAACCGATAACGAAGTGGAACACCCAGATCTCCGACCCCGAAATCGTCCACGAATCGGTGCGAAAGGCGTTCAAACTCGCCGAACACGAAAAACCCGGTGCGACCCATCTCGAGTTCCCCGAAGACGTGGCCGGCACGGAGACCGAGGCCTCCCCACTCCCGACGCGAAGTCGGATCCGGCGGCCGAGCCCCGACGAGACGGCGGTCGAGCGCGCGGTCTCGTTGCTGGCCGACGCCGACCGGCCGATCGTGCTCGCGGGCAACGGGGCGATCCGCACTCGCGCATCGGAGCGCCTCCGGTCGTTCGTCGACGCGACCGACGTTCCGGTGGTCGCCACCTACATGGGGAAAGGTGCGGTTTCGGACGCCGACGACCACTCGCTGTTCGCGCTCCAGTACGAAGCCGAAGCGGGCGGCGGCACCCGGATCGCCGACGCCATCAGGAAGGCTGACGCGGTGCTCACGGTGGGCTACGACATCGCCGAACACGACCCGGAAGACTGGAACCCCGCAGCCGACAAGCGGATCGTCCACCTCGACTTCGAGCCCGCCGAGGTGTACGCCCACTACAACCCGAACGTCGAGATCGTCTGCGACGTCTCCGCGGGGCTGCGCGCGATCCAAGAGTACGGCGACGACATCGGCACCGATCCCGACTGGTACGCCTCCATCCGCGAGGACGTCGTCACAGCGAAGTTCGGCCGGCCCGACGGTGACGACGCCTTCTCAGTGCGGCGCTCGCTCCCGCTGCTCCGGGACGCGATGGCCGACGATGACGTCCTCATTTCTGATACGGGCAGCCACAAGATGGCGATCGCCCAGGACTACCCGACCTACGAACCGAACACCTGCATCATCTCCAACGGGTTGGCGACCATGGGGATCGCGGTCCCCGGCGCGGTCGCCGCCGACCTCGCGATCGACGGCAACGTGGTTGCCGCCACCGGCGACGGCGGCTTCCTGATGAACGCCGCCGAGATCGAGACCGCGACCCGCCTCGGCTGCTCGTTTACCATCCTCCTGTTCAATGACAACGACTACGGCCTGATCTCGGAGAAACAGGCCGAGCATCGCGGCGAAAGCACCGGGACGCAGCTCACTAACCCCGATTTCGTCACCTTCGCCGAGAGCTTCGGGATCGAGGGCTACCGCCCCGAGAGCTGGGACGAACTCGACGACGTGCTCGATCGCGTCGTCCCCGACGACGACATCGCGCTCGTCGAGGTGCCGGTGGAATAA
- a CDS encoding NCS2 family permease, translated as MSGGSDEGGGTKGSVFARYFGFEEHGTDLRTEIVAGITTFLAMSYIIVVNPAILAGIPGSDGKPGIVIEGYSVVEVQQMLTVVTIISAVVGLLVMAFYANQPFGLAPGLGLNAFFAFTVVGAIGIPWETALAAIFTEGIIFIVLTAVGARTYVIRLFPEPVKLAIGTGIGLFLAIIGLQAMQVVVDDPTTLLTLGNVASDPVAILAVLGLFVTLALYARGVKGSIIVGVVLTAVLGYLATTVGLTDPGVLFPETLPSAQYDITPLFGAFLEGFTDIDGFVFGLVVFTFFFVDFFDTAGTLVGVGQAGDFLDEDNNFPDIDKPLMADAVATTAGAALGTSTVTTFVESATGVEEGGRTGMTALVIAVLFLLALVVVPFAAAIPQYASNIALVVVALLMLTNVADIDWNDLTHAIPAGLTILVMPLTYSIAYGIAAGLITYPIMKTAVGEFDDVKAGQWVIAAAFVVYFYVRTSGVLTGAV; from the coding sequence ATGTCGGGGGGCAGCGACGAGGGTGGCGGGACGAAGGGTTCGGTGTTCGCGCGGTACTTCGGGTTCGAAGAACACGGCACCGATCTCAGGACCGAGATCGTCGCCGGGATCACGACCTTTCTCGCGATGTCGTACATCATCGTCGTGAACCCCGCGATACTGGCTGGGATACCGGGCAGCGATGGCAAGCCCGGTATCGTGATCGAGGGGTACTCGGTGGTGGAGGTCCAGCAGATGCTGACGGTCGTGACGATCATCTCGGCCGTCGTGGGACTTCTCGTGATGGCGTTCTACGCGAACCAGCCGTTCGGTCTGGCTCCCGGTCTGGGACTCAACGCCTTCTTCGCGTTCACCGTCGTGGGGGCCATCGGCATTCCGTGGGAAACGGCCCTGGCGGCGATATTCACTGAAGGGATCATCTTCATCGTGTTGACGGCCGTCGGAGCACGGACGTACGTCATCAGGCTGTTTCCGGAGCCGGTCAAACTCGCGATCGGTACTGGAATCGGCCTGTTTCTCGCGATCATCGGTCTCCAGGCGATGCAGGTGGTCGTCGACGATCCGACGACGCTCCTCACACTCGGTAACGTTGCCTCCGATCCCGTCGCGATCCTTGCGGTGCTTGGACTGTTCGTCACGCTTGCGCTGTACGCTCGGGGCGTCAAGGGTTCGATCATCGTCGGTGTCGTTCTCACGGCTGTACTGGGATATCTCGCCACCACCGTCGGTCTCACCGATCCTGGCGTGTTGTTCCCGGAGACGTTGCCCAGCGCACAGTACGACATCACACCGCTGTTCGGTGCGTTCCTCGAGGGGTTCACCGACATCGACGGGTTCGTCTTCGGGCTCGTCGTGTTCACGTTCTTCTTCGTGGATTTCTTCGATACGGCTGGCACGCTCGTCGGCGTCGGCCAGGCCGGTGACTTTCTCGATGAGGACAACAACTTCCCGGACATCGACAAACCGCTGATGGCCGACGCGGTCGCCACCACGGCCGGTGCGGCCCTCGGTACGTCGACGGTGACCACGTTCGTCGAATCGGCAACCGGCGTCGAAGAGGGTGGCCGTACGGGCATGACCGCGTTGGTTATCGCCGTGTTGTTCCTCCTCGCGCTGGTGGTCGTTCCGTTCGCAGCGGCGATTCCACAGTACGCCTCGAACATCGCGCTGGTCGTGGTCGCGCTGTTGATGCTCACGAACGTCGCCGACATCGACTGGAACGACCTGACGCACGCGATCCCGGCGGGGCTCACCATCCTCGTGATGCCGCTGACGTACTCGATCGCGTACGGCATCGCCGCCGGCCTCATCACCTACCCCATCATGAAGACCGCGGTCGGTGAGTTCGACGACGTCAAAGCGGGCCAGTGGGTGATCGCCGCTGCGTTCGTGGTCTACTTCTACGTCCGCACGAGCGGCGTGCTTACCGGGGCAGTGTAA
- a CDS encoding nucleotidyltransferase family protein, with translation MSDDTNQPDDSPNGTHSSPTDLPIVTTDDLAGASIPSERVGCIVLAAGTSSRFGDENKLLVEIEGEALVRRAATTALASPVDEVVVVVGHEALAVREALSGLDVGFVTNADYGRGQSTSVHAGVATARERDWDAVIFALGDMPHVDPDSIERLLKAYAADHGTILAAAYDRKRGNPALFDAAHFTALAAIEGDTGGRELLVGDDTALVETDDPGVVRDVDRRKDVH, from the coding sequence ATGAGCGACGACACGAACCAACCGGACGATTCCCCGAACGGCACACACAGCTCGCCCACCGACCTGCCGATCGTGACGACGGACGACCTCGCGGGTGCGTCGATACCCTCCGAACGGGTCGGCTGTATCGTGCTCGCCGCGGGCACGAGCAGCCGGTTTGGAGACGAGAACAAGCTCCTCGTCGAGATCGAGGGCGAGGCTCTGGTACGGCGCGCGGCGACGACGGCACTCGCGAGCCCTGTCGACGAGGTCGTGGTCGTGGTGGGACACGAAGCGCTCGCGGTCCGCGAGGCACTCTCGGGGCTCGACGTCGGCTTCGTGACGAACGCCGACTACGGGCGAGGGCAAAGCACGTCGGTCCACGCAGGCGTGGCGACCGCGCGCGAGCGGGATTGGGATGCGGTGATCTTCGCGCTCGGTGACATGCCCCACGTCGATCCCGACTCGATCGAGCGACTGTTGAAAGCGTACGCGGCCGACCACGGGACGATCCTCGCGGCGGCGTACGACCGAAAGCGCGGCAACCCCGCCCTGTTCGACGCGGCTCACTTCACCGCGCTCGCGGCGATCGAGGGCGACACCGGCGGTCGGGAGTTGCTCGTTGGCGACGACACGGCTCTCGTCGAAACCGACGATCCGGGAGTCGTGCGCGACGTCGACCGTCGGAAAGACGTCCACTGA